Proteins found in one Camelus bactrianus isolate YW-2024 breed Bactrian camel chromosome X, ASM4877302v1, whole genome shotgun sequence genomic segment:
- the TSC22D3 gene encoding TSC22 domain family protein 3 isoform X4, whose product MDLVKNHLMYAVREEVEILKEQIRELVEKNSQLERENTLLKTLASPEQLEKFQSRLSPEEPAPETPEAPEAPGGSAV is encoded by the exons ATG GATCTGGTGAAGAATCATCTGATGTATGCTGTGAGAGAGGAGGTGGAGATCCTGAAGGAGCAGATCCGGGAGCTGGTGGAGAAGAACTCCCAGCTGGAGCGTGAGAACACTCTCTTGAAGACCCTGGCGAGCCCAGAGCAGCTGGAGAAGTTCCAGTCCCGTCTGAGCCCCGAGGAGCCAGCTCCCGAAACCCCAGAAGCACCCGAGGCCCCAGGTGGTTCTGCGGTGTAA
- the TSC22D3 gene encoding TSC22 domain family protein 3 isoform X3, with the protein MNTEMYQTPMEVAVYQLHNFNISFFSSLLGGDVVSVKLDNSASGASVVAIDNKIEQAMDLVKNHLMYAVREEVEILKEQIRELVEKNSQLERENTLLKTLASPEQLEKFQSRLSPEEPAPETPEAPEAPGGSAV; encoded by the exons ATGAACACCGAAATGTATCAGACCCCCATGGAGGTGGCGGTCTATCAGCTGCACAATTTCAACatctccttcttctcttccctgcttgGAGGGGATGTGGTTTCCGTTAAGCTGGATAACAG TGCCTCCGGAGCCAGCGTGGTGGCCATAGACAACAAGATCGAGCAGGCCATG GATCTGGTGAAGAATCATCTGATGTATGCTGTGAGAGAGGAGGTGGAGATCCTGAAGGAGCAGATCCGGGAGCTGGTGGAGAAGAACTCCCAGCTGGAGCGTGAGAACACTCTCTTGAAGACCCTGGCGAGCCCAGAGCAGCTGGAGAAGTTCCAGTCCCGTCTGAGCCCCGAGGAGCCAGCTCCCGAAACCCCAGAAGCACCCGAGGCCCCAGGTGGTTCTGCGGTGTAA